The following proteins are co-located in the Paludibaculum fermentans genome:
- a CDS encoding DJ-1/PfpI family protein, which produces MPKILIVTGDAGESYEALYAVHRFQEENWDAVVAAPSKRRLHLVMHDFEPGWDTYVERPGYGLESDLTFGEVRVSDYAAILLLGGRAPEYLRNDAKLLDIVREFDAQGKWIFSICHGIQILVAAGLAQGKRLTCYEHVRYEAEQGGGTFVNQQAVRDGRIISAQTWQSHPDFYREIFAQLSAKPDAARS; this is translated from the coding sequence ATGCCCAAGATCCTGATCGTCACCGGCGACGCCGGCGAGTCCTACGAAGCACTCTATGCCGTGCACCGGTTCCAGGAAGAGAACTGGGACGCGGTGGTCGCCGCGCCCTCGAAGCGCCGCCTCCACCTCGTCATGCACGACTTCGAACCCGGCTGGGATACCTACGTCGAACGTCCCGGCTACGGCCTGGAGTCTGACCTGACCTTCGGCGAGGTCCGCGTCTCCGACTACGCCGCCATCCTTCTCCTCGGCGGCCGGGCGCCGGAGTACCTCCGCAACGACGCGAAGCTCCTCGACATCGTTCGGGAATTCGACGCACAGGGCAAGTGGATCTTCTCCATCTGCCACGGCATCCAGATCCTGGTCGCGGCCGGCCTGGCGCAAGGCAAACGCCTCACCTGCTACGAGCACGTCCGCTACGAAGCCGAGCAGGGCGGCGGAACCTTCGTCAATCAGCAGGCCGTTCGCGACGGCCGCATCATCTCCGCCCAGACCTGGCAATCCCACCCCGATTTCTACCGCGAGATCTTTGCGCAGTTATCCGCCAAGCCCGATGCCGCTCGATCCTGA
- a CDS encoding alpha/beta hydrolase, with the protein MPLDPEVAALLERQKGQPPRSSLSVAETRQRLRDAGALAGPPPPLALVEDLHLSGLPPVRHYSPTKEAGQPVVIFFHGGRFFSGDLESHDTVCRLLAIAAACRVIAVDYRLAPEHPFPAAAEDACRTLEWVSTQGVPVAIAGDSAGANLAAVAALTHRTPALRCQVLIYPMLDPECSSPSYAEYAEGYGPGAIDMQRGWSLYLPPATDPRDPLASPLHAPDTSAQPPAFILTAEYDTLRDEGEAYARKLIESGNSVQLRRYPGAIHGFFTMPGTLSVARDALSNVAAFLRLHLGQAR; encoded by the coding sequence ATGCCGCTCGATCCTGAAGTCGCGGCCCTGCTGGAACGCCAAAAGGGCCAGCCGCCTCGCTCTTCGCTCAGCGTCGCCGAGACGCGCCAACGGCTGCGGGATGCCGGAGCCCTGGCCGGCCCGCCGCCCCCGCTTGCCCTCGTGGAAGACCTCCACTTGTCCGGCCTGCCGCCGGTCCGGCACTACAGCCCCACGAAGGAGGCTGGCCAGCCCGTCGTCATCTTCTTCCACGGCGGCCGCTTCTTCAGCGGCGATCTCGAAAGCCACGACACCGTGTGCCGCCTCCTGGCAATCGCCGCGGCCTGCCGCGTCATCGCGGTCGATTACCGCCTCGCCCCCGAGCACCCCTTTCCCGCCGCCGCCGAAGACGCCTGCCGCACCCTAGAGTGGGTTTCCACTCAGGGCGTACCGGTCGCCATCGCCGGTGACAGCGCCGGAGCCAATCTGGCCGCGGTCGCTGCCTTGACCCACCGCACCCCGGCCCTGCGCTGTCAGGTCTTGATTTATCCCATGCTCGACCCGGAATGCAGTTCACCTTCCTACGCCGAGTACGCCGAAGGCTACGGCCCCGGAGCCATCGACATGCAGCGCGGCTGGTCCCTCTACCTGCCCCCCGCAACGGATCCGCGCGACCCCCTGGCGTCCCCACTCCATGCCCCGGACACATCAGCCCAGCCGCCGGCATTCATCCTCACCGCCGAATACGACACCCTGCGCGACGAAGGCGAGGCCTATGCCCGCAAGCTGATCGAATCCGGAAACAGCGTGCAACTGCGCCGCTACCCGGGCGCCATCCACGGTTTCTTCACGATGCCCGGAACCCTCAGCGTCGCCCGCGACGCGCTCTCCAACGTCGCCGCCTTCCTCCGTCTCCACCTCGGCCAGGCGCGCTGA
- a CDS encoding RHS repeat-associated core domain-containing protein, with product MRSVTTQSGVLVYLDNVLKVGPITTPFPNYYNSGLGIDGMAGTGNGFYSVDLGALDVTAPNPVSGASIVVSAQPTSVGLSWAGASDSGTGTARYVLYRNGAYLSETPSTSLTDTTVTPTATYTYTIYSVDFHNNWSTGTSKSVTVPTNSGPEWMRRGLRPTSSYWGGEGENIGLFSGNLNFSLPLITAVGRNGWKLPLGLSYNSQNWKQDQSGTYNSGQDIGYGYGWIMTPGKIKPSYSDSVTIHHYTYTDPSGAEYHLDVNESGKWRTKEGPLVRFEASTQKLWFPDGSYWCFYGLSAGNEADAGTMYPTDLYDRNGNLTKIQYMQGSQAPAGSTSGRISTIADIRAAQDLGAVFQFEYNTDAVPHLIRITNLIAPDQKFEFTYSTGQTLKSPFSPYGTFGTTTLLTTVTHVGLGLNHTFAYATNNSGELDNVTMPRGGRLRWSYTDILYGNQQRFREVNNRWLRMCTSCSEYSYEISAPGSVPTAGHLSRTIVDPGNSRANDHVWYFDNSVASAYFGFTTKEEERVLTPSQRALVRWDTTWTVNSNQNPYAGVVTTKLDPDTANEKVSKVEFTRDGYLNATEERQYDYEDLTTPARRAWKVMDTTMASQGMYDRVSSVGVTAGSQTVTTAQFKYDGAASADCGSSSVALTDAPNITFHDSAFGTSKTDRGLPTWVSQLGKPNVCMSYDIAGNVIKSREPLTSKEVAVTLNEATKYTVPSMTTPNGNSNLATSYQWNQMLGLTQTTGANGATSSFTYDSIQRPATTTNAHGGMSTYSYWTNSTAVATDAGSQVTDFDGFGRTVQSRVGSPSATLSITDTQYAPCACSPTGKLKRVSRPYALGGTPKYTEYTYDGRGRTTNVALPDAMGQTTYLYEGNTVTVTSPVRDSTRPIWKKYIMDAFGNLAHVIEPNPAYKVGGSEPPEVITDYTYNLFNQLRTVTMTRGTTTQTRTFNYNSLFQLTSVVQPESGTTSYTYWTDGQIRTKTDAKGNVTTYVRDGYGRLGAIYRKPSGATVDDPTQTTTYGYDTGVNAQGRLSSVAVGAATETYEYTVGGLVSKKSVAFPNNDTPLEAVYTYDTLGRMISLKYPDVYNSSGAVAEVGRTLGYQYVDPMGPQKLTDSTYASPGWRVTAQRNAAGQLTQMVVYQPNGTSDTETFSYNGLGQLTQASGRGSNIEYRYSTTGNDGRITSRKDNISGEEVSYTYDQLGRLIEAATTGPEWGLTWAYDGFGNRLRQEVTKGGRAAVFSVDPATNRLSGGGVTYDANGSIESFGTGAGTAAYDVDNRMVSMSLDANNVERYAYSAANQRIQVTRSNGTVETFFYGLAGELLGVYQRGTKANGHKYFSSASIRVWFGGRLIGSGANSVVTDRLGSVVKDGTEALRYFPYGDQNPASTAENREKFATYTRDGFSGLDYAQNRYYSPQFGRFTSADPYMASGGTMDPASWNRYAYVENNPVSYVDPSGLMLRAPNSFPCGNNWMWDASLSGPCSSYGWGDEWGGGGGGGGGGGRFVARGPEGTGPWLSPAQRAANVAMLQLLGMAASAFAQRDGTPSVAYLLLVGDCITMKNSRTGAPSRDRTYQAYDQNNNAIGATITERVLTSEGNLDYAYVDNPVSSGSGGVFNDQNGLASTQVGLRKAYQYFVTSLPGGYWTNVPTFVRTSSGDYMVFSIDISAQWINGRKIYDVSYNGDAGMWNPDGSPRLPLCNQ from the coding sequence ATGAGGTCGGTAACAACGCAATCCGGGGTTCTGGTGTATCTGGACAATGTGTTGAAAGTGGGCCCGATCACCACGCCATTCCCGAATTATTACAACTCCGGGTTGGGGATTGACGGCATGGCCGGAACGGGCAATGGTTTCTACAGCGTCGATTTGGGTGCATTGGATGTCACAGCCCCGAATCCGGTGAGCGGCGCTTCGATTGTCGTCAGCGCACAGCCGACGTCCGTAGGGCTTTCGTGGGCTGGCGCGTCCGACTCCGGTACCGGAACGGCGCGCTACGTTCTCTATCGGAATGGTGCCTACCTGTCGGAGACACCGAGTACCTCCCTCACTGACACGACCGTTACGCCGACTGCCACCTACACCTACACGATCTATTCCGTCGACTTCCACAACAACTGGAGTACCGGAACCAGCAAGAGCGTCACCGTCCCAACGAACAGCGGACCCGAGTGGATGCGGCGCGGCCTGCGACCGACGAGTTCCTATTGGGGTGGCGAAGGCGAGAATATCGGACTGTTCAGCGGGAACCTGAACTTTTCCCTGCCTCTGATAACCGCCGTGGGCCGCAACGGCTGGAAACTGCCGTTGGGGCTGAGCTACAACTCCCAGAACTGGAAGCAGGACCAGTCAGGCACATACAACTCAGGCCAGGACATCGGTTACGGCTACGGTTGGATCATGACGCCCGGCAAGATCAAGCCGAGCTACAGCGACTCGGTGACGATCCACCACTACACCTACACCGACCCGAGCGGAGCGGAGTACCACCTCGATGTGAACGAAAGCGGGAAGTGGCGCACCAAGGAGGGCCCCCTGGTTCGATTTGAAGCGTCCACCCAGAAGCTCTGGTTTCCGGATGGCAGCTATTGGTGCTTCTATGGGCTGTCGGCCGGCAATGAGGCCGATGCGGGCACGATGTATCCCACGGATCTCTATGACCGCAATGGAAACCTGACGAAGATCCAGTACATGCAGGGGAGCCAGGCGCCAGCGGGTTCCACCAGCGGCAGGATTTCCACGATCGCTGATATTCGGGCCGCTCAGGACTTAGGCGCGGTCTTCCAGTTCGAATACAACACCGACGCGGTGCCGCACCTGATCCGCATCACGAACCTGATCGCCCCGGATCAGAAGTTCGAGTTCACTTACTCGACCGGGCAGACGCTCAAGTCGCCCTTCTCGCCCTATGGAACCTTCGGGACGACCACCCTGCTAACCACTGTGACCCACGTCGGGCTGGGCTTGAACCACACGTTTGCCTACGCCACGAACAACTCCGGCGAACTGGACAACGTGACGATGCCGCGTGGCGGCCGCCTGCGTTGGAGCTATACGGATATTCTCTACGGGAACCAACAGCGGTTCCGCGAAGTAAACAACCGCTGGCTGCGGATGTGCACGAGCTGCAGCGAATACTCGTATGAGATTTCCGCCCCAGGCTCGGTCCCGACAGCCGGCCACCTGTCGCGGACCATTGTGGATCCCGGCAACAGCCGCGCGAACGACCACGTCTGGTACTTCGACAATAGCGTCGCTTCTGCCTACTTCGGATTCACGACGAAGGAAGAGGAGCGGGTCCTGACCCCGTCGCAGCGGGCATTGGTCCGCTGGGATACCACCTGGACGGTGAATTCGAACCAGAACCCGTATGCCGGTGTGGTCACCACCAAACTCGACCCGGACACCGCCAACGAGAAAGTGTCCAAGGTGGAGTTCACTCGCGACGGGTATTTGAATGCCACCGAAGAGCGGCAATACGACTACGAAGATCTGACGACGCCGGCCCGGCGCGCCTGGAAGGTGATGGATACCACCATGGCGAGCCAGGGCATGTATGACCGGGTGTCTAGTGTGGGCGTGACCGCTGGGTCGCAAACGGTGACGACTGCTCAATTTAAGTACGACGGAGCCGCCAGCGCGGATTGCGGCAGTTCCAGCGTAGCTTTGACCGACGCTCCGAACATAACTTTCCATGACTCGGCCTTCGGAACATCAAAGACCGATCGTGGTCTGCCGACTTGGGTCTCCCAACTGGGCAAGCCCAATGTCTGCATGAGTTACGACATTGCCGGCAACGTGATCAAGTCGCGAGAACCGTTGACCTCGAAAGAGGTGGCGGTCACACTGAACGAGGCGACGAAGTACACCGTCCCGTCCATGACGACTCCGAACGGCAATTCCAACCTGGCGACCTCCTACCAGTGGAACCAGATGCTCGGTTTGACACAGACCACAGGGGCCAACGGCGCGACTTCGTCCTTTACGTACGATTCGATCCAGCGGCCGGCCACTACCACGAATGCCCACGGCGGGATGAGCACCTACAGCTATTGGACGAACTCCACGGCTGTGGCCACGGATGCCGGATCTCAGGTGACGGATTTCGACGGCTTCGGACGAACCGTTCAATCGCGAGTCGGCTCTCCGAGTGCTACCTTGTCGATCACCGACACCCAGTATGCGCCCTGCGCCTGCTCACCCACCGGCAAACTGAAGCGCGTGTCCAGGCCCTATGCGCTGGGTGGGACCCCAAAGTACACCGAATATACGTATGACGGCCGTGGCCGCACAACGAACGTGGCTCTCCCTGACGCGATGGGGCAGACCACGTATCTGTACGAAGGGAATACAGTAACAGTAACGTCGCCAGTTCGGGACTCAACGCGGCCGATTTGGAAAAAATACATAATGGACGCGTTTGGCAATCTGGCCCACGTGATCGAACCGAACCCGGCATACAAGGTGGGCGGCAGCGAGCCACCGGAAGTCATCACGGACTACACCTATAATCTCTTCAATCAACTGCGGACTGTGACGATGACTCGCGGGACGACGACGCAGACCCGCACCTTCAATTACAACTCTCTCTTCCAGTTGACAAGCGTGGTTCAGCCCGAATCCGGCACAACCTCCTACACTTACTGGACGGATGGACAGATCCGCACCAAGACCGATGCGAAGGGCAATGTAACCACTTACGTGAGGGATGGCTACGGACGGCTGGGCGCCATCTATCGCAAACCGTCAGGGGCGACGGTGGATGACCCTACCCAAACGACAACGTACGGCTACGATACGGGCGTGAATGCCCAAGGTCGACTGAGCAGCGTGGCTGTCGGAGCGGCCACCGAGACCTATGAGTACACAGTGGGTGGCCTCGTAAGCAAGAAGAGTGTGGCATTCCCGAATAACGACACTCCTCTGGAGGCAGTGTATACATATGACACTCTGGGCCGGATGATCTCGTTGAAGTACCCGGATGTCTACAACAGCAGTGGCGCCGTGGCCGAGGTGGGGCGGACGCTCGGGTACCAATACGTCGATCCGATGGGCCCGCAGAAGTTGACGGATTCCACATACGCCTCGCCTGGTTGGCGGGTGACGGCGCAAAGGAATGCCGCCGGCCAGTTAACCCAAATGGTGGTGTATCAGCCCAATGGGACCTCCGACACGGAGACGTTTTCCTATAACGGGCTCGGGCAACTGACGCAAGCATCAGGCCGCGGTTCGAACATCGAGTATCGCTACTCGACAACGGGCAACGACGGCCGGATTACGTCGAGAAAGGACAACATCAGCGGCGAGGAGGTTTCATACACCTACGATCAACTCGGAAGACTGATAGAGGCAGCAACCACCGGGCCGGAGTGGGGCCTGACGTGGGCTTACGATGGCTTCGGCAATCGCCTGAGGCAGGAAGTGACGAAAGGCGGGCGTGCCGCGGTGTTCAGCGTAGATCCGGCCACCAACCGGTTGAGCGGGGGCGGAGTAACGTATGATGCAAATGGCAGCATCGAGTCTTTCGGGACGGGTGCGGGCACGGCGGCTTACGACGTGGACAACCGCATGGTGTCGATGTCGCTGGATGCGAACAATGTCGAGAGGTATGCGTACTCGGCGGCGAATCAACGGATCCAGGTCACGCGGTCGAATGGAACGGTAGAGACCTTCTTCTATGGCTTGGCCGGCGAACTTCTGGGTGTATACCAACGAGGGACGAAGGCGAACGGGCATAAGTACTTTTCGTCTGCGTCGATTCGAGTGTGGTTCGGGGGGCGCCTGATCGGCAGTGGAGCGAACTCGGTGGTGACCGACCGATTGGGGAGCGTGGTGAAAGATGGGACGGAGGCACTGAGGTACTTCCCCTATGGGGATCAGAATCCGGCGAGCACTGCTGAGAATCGGGAGAAGTTCGCGACGTATACTCGGGACGGGTTTAGTGGGTTGGATTATGCTCAGAACCGGTATTACTCACCGCAGTTCGGGCGGTTTACCAGTGCGGATCCATATATGGCGAGCGGAGGCACCATGGATCCAGCGAGTTGGAACCGGTATGCGTACGTGGAGAATAATCCGGTTAGTTATGTTGATCCATCAGGATTGATGTTGCGGGCACCCAATAGCTTTCCTTGCGGCAACAATTGGATGTGGGATGCGTCGCTCTCGGGTCCCTGCTCCTCCTATGGGTGGGGCGACGAGTGGGGTGGCGGCGGCGGCGGTGGCGGTGGTGGCGGACGTTTTGTTGCGCGAGGACCGGAGGGAACTGGACCGTGGCTGTCACCCGCGCAGCGGGCCGCCAACGTGGCAATGCTGCAGTTACTTGGTATGGCGGCATCGGCGTTCGCGCAACGTGATGGAACGCCAAGTGTTGCATATCTTCTATTGGTCGGTGACTGCATAACGATGAAGAATTCCCGAACTGGAGCGCCAAGTCGTGACCGTACTTATCAAGCATATGATCAAAACAACAATGCGATCGGAGCAACGATCACAGAGCGTGTTCTAACATCGGAAGGGAATCTTGATTATGCATATGTTGATAACCCAGTGAGCAGCGGTAGTGGGGGCGTATTTAATGATCAGAATGGACTTGCCTCAACTCAGGTTGGGCTGAGAAAAGCGTACCAGTACTTTGTAACTTCACTGCCTGGAGGATACTGGACAAATGTTCCAACATTTGTGAGGACATCAAGTGGTGACTATATGGTGTTTTCGATCGATATTTCTGCGCAGTGGATTAACGGGAGGAAAATATATGATGTCTCATACAATGGAGATGCTGGTATGTGGAATCCTGATGGATCGCCGAGGCTCCCCTTATGCAATCAGTAG
- the ltrA gene encoding group II intron reverse transcriptase/maturase: MNGDEESDCAVVSMNPSNKATEQQAEAAEREEKRARTKENTDPAHTPPAQDGRGVSQGLAGVRKVAKERKQEQFTTLLHHLTHDLLRTSFYALKKNAAPGVDGVTWQQYEEGLEGRLADLKDRIHRGAYRAQASRRIYIPKADGRKRPIGIAALEDKIVQQSVVTILNEIYEVDFRGFSYGFRPGRSPHQALDALSVGIRRKKVNWVLDADIRGFFDQMSHEWTIKFIQHRVADTRILRLIQKWLKAGVSEEGEWSETKVGTPQGAVISPLLANVYLHYVFDLWVEAWRKKEAEGDVVVVRYADDLVVGFQSREEAERFLEDFQTRLAKFGLELHPEKTRLIEFGRFAQNNRQQRGEGEPESFTFLGFTHQCGSNSLGRFTIWRRTARKRLEAKLQQVKQTLRERMHEPVLKVGEWLGRVLNGFYQYHAVPGNWASLDRFRERIGRYWWRVLKRRSQKARVSAARATRLFERWLPRPRLLHPHPAVRFDARYPRWEPYA, from the coding sequence ATGAACGGCGATGAGGAGTCGGATTGCGCCGTAGTATCGATGAACCCCTCGAACAAAGCAACGGAGCAACAGGCCGAAGCCGCGGAGAGGGAGGAGAAAAGGGCGCGAACCAAGGAGAACACTGACCCAGCCCACACACCACCGGCACAGGACGGGAGAGGCGTGTCACAGGGCTTGGCCGGTGTGCGCAAAGTAGCGAAGGAAAGGAAGCAGGAGCAGTTCACCACGCTGCTGCACCATCTGACGCATGATCTGCTACGGACGAGTTTTTACGCGTTAAAGAAGAACGCGGCGCCCGGAGTCGACGGGGTCACGTGGCAGCAGTACGAGGAAGGGCTGGAAGGTCGGCTTGCCGATCTGAAAGACCGGATTCACCGGGGAGCGTACCGGGCGCAGGCTTCAAGACGGATCTACATACCGAAGGCGGACGGGCGGAAACGTCCGATCGGCATAGCGGCGCTGGAGGACAAGATCGTTCAACAGTCCGTCGTGACCATTCTCAATGAAATATATGAGGTGGACTTTCGGGGATTCAGCTATGGGTTTCGGCCCGGTCGGAGCCCGCATCAGGCGCTCGACGCCTTGAGTGTGGGCATCCGCCGGAAGAAGGTGAACTGGGTTCTGGATGCGGACATTCGCGGGTTCTTCGACCAAATGAGCCACGAATGGACGATCAAATTCATCCAACACCGAGTCGCCGATACGCGCATTCTGCGCCTGATCCAGAAATGGTTGAAGGCTGGAGTGAGCGAGGAGGGCGAGTGGTCGGAAACGAAGGTAGGCACTCCGCAAGGGGCGGTGATCTCGCCGCTGCTGGCGAACGTGTACCTGCACTACGTGTTCGATCTGTGGGTGGAGGCATGGCGCAAGAAGGAGGCGGAAGGCGACGTTGTCGTCGTCCGCTACGCGGACGATCTTGTGGTGGGGTTTCAGAGTCGGGAGGAAGCCGAGCGATTTCTGGAGGACTTCCAGACAAGGCTGGCCAAATTCGGGCTGGAATTGCACCCGGAAAAGACGCGACTGATCGAGTTTGGCAGATTCGCTCAGAACAACCGGCAGCAGCGCGGTGAAGGCGAACCGGAGAGCTTCACGTTTCTGGGGTTCACGCACCAGTGCGGGAGCAACAGTCTCGGGCGATTCACTATCTGGCGGCGCACGGCGAGGAAACGCTTGGAGGCAAAGCTGCAGCAAGTTAAGCAGACGCTTCGCGAGCGGATGCACGAGCCGGTGCTGAAAGTGGGGGAGTGGCTCGGGCGAGTTCTCAACGGTTTCTACCAATACCATGCAGTGCCGGGCAACTGGGCGAGCCTGGACCGATTCCGCGAGCGCATCGGACGTTATTGGTGGCGCGTATTAAAACGGCGCAGCCAGAAAGCCCGAGTGAGCGCGGCGCGGGCAACTCGACTCTTCGAGCGCTGGCTGCCGCGCCCCCGGCTACTGCATCCACATCCAGCAGTGCGCTTTGACGCCAGATATCCAAGGTGGGAGCCGTATGCGTGA
- a CDS encoding ABC-F family ATP-binding cassette domain-containing protein → MISFSNVNKQYGKQLIFVEASYQLNPGEKVGLVGPNGSGKTTLFRMIVGEEFPDEGELSVPKKLTVGYFRQDVEEMNGRSVLDEAIAGSGRVGDLHHELEALNHALGDPDQADDMDRILSRFGEVQEEYEHLGGYTIEAQAREVLSGLGFSEEQIDGDVGALSGGWKMRVALARVLLGRPDILLMDEPTNHLDIESIIWLEQFLKSLPGTLLMTSHDREFMNRIVTKIVEIDAGEIVSYSGNYDFYERERAIREANQQAAFTRQQAMLAKQQRFIERFKTHAAKAAQVQSRIKSLDKIERIELPKKRQVVKFEFRVPPRSGDQVAVIENLHKSYGSRTIYQGLNFTVRRGERWAVMGRNGAGKTTLLKMIAGALQPDEGTVRLGASLKMGYFAQQSLDVLDYDLTVLEQLQRDFPLDGIGSLRTLAGAFQFTGDDVEKPIRALSGGEKSRLAMARMLYDPPNFLVLDEPTNHLDLATKEMLVDALKEFEGTMIFVSHDRTFLRGLGSRVLELSGDESDRNPHIYPGSYIEYVARTGHEAPGIHS, encoded by the coding sequence ATGATCTCTTTCTCCAACGTCAATAAACAGTACGGCAAGCAACTCATCTTCGTTGAGGCCTCCTACCAGCTCAACCCCGGCGAAAAGGTCGGCCTCGTCGGCCCGAACGGCTCCGGCAAGACCACCCTCTTCCGCATGATCGTCGGCGAGGAGTTCCCCGACGAGGGCGAACTCTCCGTACCCAAAAAGCTCACCGTCGGCTACTTCCGCCAGGACGTCGAGGAGATGAACGGCCGCTCCGTCCTCGACGAGGCCATCGCCGGCAGCGGCCGCGTCGGCGACCTCCACCACGAACTCGAAGCCCTCAACCACGCCCTGGGTGACCCCGATCAGGCCGACGACATGGACCGTATCCTCAGCCGCTTCGGCGAGGTCCAGGAAGAGTATGAACACCTCGGCGGCTATACCATCGAAGCCCAGGCCCGCGAAGTCCTCAGCGGACTCGGCTTCTCCGAAGAGCAGATCGACGGCGATGTCGGAGCCCTCTCCGGCGGTTGGAAGATGCGCGTCGCCCTCGCCCGCGTCCTCCTCGGCCGGCCCGACATCCTGCTCATGGACGAGCCCACCAACCACCTCGACATCGAGTCCATCATCTGGCTCGAACAGTTCCTCAAGTCGCTCCCCGGCACCCTCCTGATGACCTCGCACGACCGCGAGTTCATGAACCGCATCGTCACCAAGATCGTCGAGATCGACGCCGGCGAAATCGTCTCCTACTCCGGCAACTACGACTTCTACGAGCGCGAACGCGCCATCCGCGAGGCCAACCAGCAGGCCGCCTTCACCCGCCAGCAGGCCATGCTCGCCAAGCAGCAGCGCTTCATCGAACGCTTCAAGACCCACGCCGCCAAAGCCGCCCAGGTCCAGAGCCGCATCAAGTCTCTCGACAAGATCGAACGCATCGAGCTCCCCAAGAAGCGTCAGGTCGTGAAGTTCGAGTTCCGCGTCCCGCCGCGCTCCGGCGATCAGGTGGCCGTCATCGAGAACCTTCACAAGAGCTACGGCTCGCGCACCATCTACCAGGGCCTCAACTTCACCGTCCGCCGTGGCGAACGCTGGGCCGTCATGGGCCGCAACGGGGCGGGGAAGACCACCCTCCTCAAGATGATCGCCGGAGCCCTCCAGCCCGACGAAGGCACCGTCCGCCTCGGAGCCAGCCTCAAGATGGGCTACTTCGCCCAGCAGTCCCTCGACGTGCTCGACTACGACCTCACCGTCCTCGAGCAGTTGCAGCGCGACTTCCCCCTCGACGGCATCGGCTCGCTCCGCACCCTCGCCGGGGCCTTCCAGTTCACCGGCGACGACGTCGAGAAGCCCATCCGCGCCCTCTCCGGCGGCGAGAAGTCCCGCCTCGCCATGGCCCGCATGCTCTACGATCCGCCAAACTTCCTGGTCCTCGACGAGCCCACCAACCACCTCGACCTGGCCACCAAGGAGATGCTCGTCGACGCCCTCAAGGAGTTCGAAGGCACCATGATCTTCGTCTCCCACGACCGCACCTTTCTGCGCGGCCTGGGCTCCCGCGTTCTGGAGCTCAGCGGCGACGAGAGCGACCGCAACCCGCACATCTATCCCGGCTCCTACATCGAGTACGTGGCCCGCACCGGCCACGAAGCGCCGGGCATCCACTCCTGA
- a CDS encoding glycosyl hydrolase — protein sequence MWKRAAPLLLAMSAFAQPSLLSPVPAPCEPVNPNATPEARSLLRTLCALSGKSILSGQHNFPNHRSQHSDQLAAKVGKYPYIWGSDFGFTGGGDKDSIAGRDAMIEEARKQYAAGSIITLMWHAVRPIDDEPVSAGSGWRGSVQAKLTDDQWAALTTPGTELNRRWLAQLDVVAGHLKKLRDARIPVLWRPYHENNGTWFWWGGRKGETGYIALYRMTYERLVNFHRLDNLIWVWNENAHTGRATSPYYDFFPGLQYVDVLATDVYGEFKQSYYDDLVALAAGKPVALGEVGQPPSAEVLNSQPRWVWFMGWSGIFDRRAGDALKALFDDPRTLSRGAPLPTP from the coding sequence ATGTGGAAACGCGCCGCCCCCCTCCTGCTGGCCATGAGCGCCTTCGCCCAGCCGTCGCTGCTCTCGCCGGTCCCGGCCCCCTGTGAGCCCGTCAACCCCAATGCCACGCCGGAGGCCCGCTCCCTCCTGCGGACCCTCTGCGCCCTCTCCGGCAAGTCCATCCTCTCGGGCCAGCACAACTTCCCCAACCACCGCTCCCAGCACAGCGACCAGTTGGCCGCCAAGGTCGGCAAATACCCCTACATCTGGGGCTCCGACTTCGGCTTCACCGGCGGCGGCGACAAGGACTCCATCGCTGGCCGCGACGCTATGATCGAGGAGGCCAGGAAGCAGTACGCCGCCGGCTCCATCATCACCCTGATGTGGCATGCCGTCCGCCCCATCGACGACGAGCCCGTCTCCGCCGGCAGCGGCTGGCGCGGCAGTGTCCAGGCCAAGCTGACCGACGATCAGTGGGCGGCCCTCACCACACCCGGCACGGAGCTCAACCGCCGCTGGCTGGCCCAACTCGACGTCGTGGCCGGCCACCTGAAGAAGCTCCGGGATGCCAGGATCCCCGTCCTCTGGCGCCCTTATCACGAGAACAACGGCACCTGGTTCTGGTGGGGCGGCCGCAAGGGCGAGACCGGCTACATCGCCCTCTACCGCATGACCTACGAGCGCCTGGTGAACTTCCACCGCCTCGACAACCTCATCTGGGTCTGGAACGAGAACGCCCACACCGGCCGCGCCACCAGCCCCTACTACGACTTCTTCCCGGGCCTCCAGTACGTCGATGTCCTGGCCACCGACGTCTACGGCGAGTTCAAGCAAAGCTACTACGACGACCTCGTCGCCCTCGCCGCCGGCAAACCCGTGGCGCTCGGGGAAGTGGGCCAGCCGCCTTCCGCCGAAGTGCTCAACAGCCAGCCGCGCTGGGTCTGGTTCATGGGCTGGTCCGGCATCTTCGACCGCCGGGCCGGCGATGCCCTTAAGGCTCTCTTCGACGACCCGCGCACCCTGTCGCGCGGTGCCCCCCTGCCTACGCCTTAG